A single region of the Jatrophihabitans sp. GAS493 genome encodes:
- a CDS encoding DUF6350 family protein, producing the protein MSASSNRPAASEVYPPSIWRVAAGSGLAAASIGAAIAVGIALLCWLPDAAASGRPGSVLKAGVFAFLIAHHGGSLDGVVLAGTRVAFLPLGMLLAVGCLCWRAGTQLGAAVQLETAGQYEAGQYEEQDDAYPEEPADDVGADPRRLSLALLLQIGCYAAVCAALCGYARFGSTYVTMLPTLLGSALVCGFASGASALRYVALPATPRWLAAAARAAAVSVCVYLTAGSLLAVGSLITHASRVMQLSREVGGGLSGAPIALLGALSTPNAVIASSSYLAGPGFTVGHGGSFSPFANSHAVLPAFPLLGVLPTGHSASVTVLALMLSTMIAAGGMATRMLLRAHLPGRRLLLASLVSSVGAGLLMGLLALLGGGGIGAQRLRTVGASAWQVAGVVTGETAVVTLALVGGVELWRWIAGHGRAAETVPVLAPTVSLVKSPRAAVDSVPSPEPLRTPAATREAAAAAAISRRVS; encoded by the coding sequence ATGTCTGCCTCCAGCAACCGACCGGCTGCTTCGGAGGTCTATCCGCCCTCGATCTGGCGGGTCGCGGCGGGCTCCGGCCTGGCCGCGGCGAGCATCGGTGCGGCGATTGCGGTTGGAATCGCGCTGCTCTGCTGGCTACCCGACGCGGCCGCCTCTGGACGCCCAGGGTCGGTGCTGAAGGCCGGGGTCTTCGCCTTCCTGATCGCCCACCACGGTGGCAGCCTCGACGGCGTCGTGCTCGCCGGCACCCGGGTCGCCTTCCTGCCGCTAGGCATGCTGCTGGCCGTCGGCTGCCTCTGCTGGCGGGCTGGCACGCAGCTGGGTGCGGCGGTCCAGCTGGAGACTGCGGGTCAGTACGAAGCGGGTCAGTACGAAGAGCAGGACGACGCTTATCCGGAGGAGCCAGCCGACGATGTCGGGGCCGACCCGCGCCGGCTATCGCTGGCTCTGCTGCTGCAGATCGGCTGTTACGCGGCCGTCTGTGCCGCGCTCTGCGGCTACGCCCGCTTCGGCTCGACCTACGTGACGATGCTGCCGACGTTGCTGGGCAGCGCGCTCGTCTGTGGGTTCGCCTCAGGCGCCTCAGCGCTGCGTTATGTGGCGCTGCCGGCGACACCCCGCTGGCTGGCCGCCGCCGCTCGGGCCGCCGCCGTCTCGGTCTGCGTCTATCTGACGGCGGGGAGCCTGCTCGCCGTCGGGTCGCTGATCACTCACGCCAGTCGGGTCATGCAGCTCTCCCGGGAGGTCGGCGGTGGGCTGTCGGGGGCTCCCATCGCGCTCCTGGGCGCGCTCTCGACCCCCAACGCGGTCATCGCCTCCTCCTCCTACCTGGCCGGACCCGGCTTCACGGTCGGGCATGGCGGCTCGTTCTCGCCGTTCGCCAATTCGCACGCGGTGCTGCCGGCCTTCCCGCTGCTCGGCGTGTTGCCGACCGGCCACTCGGCCAGCGTCACCGTGCTGGCGCTGATGCTCTCCACGATGATCGCGGCGGGTGGGATGGCGACCCGGATGCTGCTGCGCGCCCACCTGCCCGGGCGCCGGTTGCTGCTGGCCAGCCTCGTCTCCAGCGTCGGAGCCGGTCTCCTGATGGGTCTGCTGGCGTTGCTCGGCGGCGGGGGTATCGGCGCCCAGCGCCTGCGCACCGTCGGGGCCTCGGCCTGGCAGGTCGCCGGCGTGGTGACCGGCGAGACGGCCGTGGTGACGCTCGCCCTGGTCGGTGGGGTGGAACTCTGGCGTTGGATCGCCGGCCACGGTCGTGCGGCCGAGACCGTACCCGTACTGGCACCGACCGTCTCCTTGGTGAAGTCGCCTCGGGCCGCCGTCGATTCCGTCCCGTCGCCGGAGCCCCTGCGGACGCCTGCCGCGACCCGAGAGGCGGCCGCGGCGGCCGCGATCAGCCGGCGGGTCAGCTAG
- a CDS encoding bifunctional methylenetetrahydrofolate dehydrogenase/methenyltetrahydrofolate cyclohydrolase: MTATILDGKATLATIKSELKERIANLAARGVVPGLGTVLVGDDPGSAWYVGAKHKDCAEVGIASIRRDLPASATQAEIEATVDELNADPACTGFLVQLPLPKGRDEYSVLARVDPAKDVDGLHPINLGRLVLNKQAPIACTPYGIVELLRRFDVPIAGADVVVVGRGTTVGRPLGLLLTRRTENATVTLCHTGTRDLVAHVRRADIVVAAVGVPGLITAEMVKPGAAVLDVGVSRVDGKIAGDVAADVAEVAGFLAPNPGGVGPMTRAMLLSNVVEAAERALG; the protein is encoded by the coding sequence GTGACGGCGACGATCCTTGACGGCAAGGCAACCCTGGCGACCATCAAGTCCGAACTCAAGGAGCGCATTGCCAACCTGGCGGCCCGCGGGGTCGTCCCCGGGCTTGGCACCGTGCTCGTCGGTGACGATCCGGGGAGTGCCTGGTACGTCGGCGCCAAACACAAGGACTGCGCCGAGGTCGGTATCGCCAGCATCCGTCGTGACCTGCCGGCCTCGGCCACCCAGGCCGAGATCGAAGCTACGGTCGACGAGCTCAACGCCGACCCGGCCTGCACGGGGTTTCTGGTTCAGCTCCCGCTGCCGAAGGGGCGTGACGAGTACTCGGTGCTGGCCCGGGTCGACCCGGCGAAGGATGTCGACGGCCTGCACCCGATCAACCTCGGCCGGCTGGTGCTGAACAAGCAGGCGCCGATCGCCTGCACGCCGTACGGCATCGTCGAGCTGCTGCGTCGCTTCGACGTCCCGATCGCCGGGGCCGACGTCGTCGTGGTCGGACGCGGCACCACCGTCGGGCGCCCGCTCGGGCTACTGCTCACCCGCCGCACCGAGAACGCGACGGTCACCCTCTGCCACACCGGAACCCGCGACCTGGTCGCCCACGTGCGGCGGGCCGACATCGTGGTCGCCGCGGTCGGCGTCCCCGGGTTGATCACCGCGGAGATGGTGAAGCCGGGCGCCGCCGTTCTCGACGTCGGAGTGAGCCGGGTCGACGGCAAGATCGCCGGCGACGTAGCGGCCGACGTGGCCGAAGTCGCGGGTTTCCTGGCCCCCAATCCGGGCGGCGTGGGCCCGATGACCCGCGCGATGCTGCTGAGCAACGTCGTCGAGGCGGCCGAGCGGGCGCTGGGGTGA
- a CDS encoding NAD-binding protein, translated as MSAPAVPPPTTGEQEQWSGHTIVCGLHDVGLRVIEQLQAAGEQVIVVDDGASARLARIVDSLGVRRMTGDTRRMTTLRLAGVETAAALICAEEGDLHNLGVALLAREMRPDMRLVVSLTNAAVGRAVQRLTGPGTVLDVAELAAPTFVESCVRRQHHVLNLGGKEFIVAHRRVSVPGKLRAIFGDLAPIAVVPQADDAEMLICPGRDVHADPGDVVTLIGPAEEFEDLRATAGGDDSLPASHRIRSAFRQARSVTGGFLAETERSLWATLLALFGVAVVSILLLMGSYQSEEGSRPHMGLVDSAYFTTETLTTVGFGDFSFAHQRLWLRLWAIALMIIGATLVTVVYAMLTNLLISRRIEATAGRRAASGLSDHVVLIGLGSVGMRVLEGLLAEGRDVVVLERDENNRFLAAARSTGVPIIIGDSTIPQNLMAANLPGASAVAVLTSNDLANIETGLAVDDLLAERSADVPVVLRVFDRQLARTIERGFGFQHVRSTSALAAPWFVGAALGLDVLNTFYVDRQPFLVGRLTVAVGGGLAGATMHELSARTRVIAISRLGGAMEYPPRRDTRFEPGDQAYLVGPYEELLQVLRRDQNG; from the coding sequence GTGAGCGCTCCCGCGGTACCGCCCCCTACCACCGGGGAGCAGGAGCAGTGGAGCGGCCACACCATCGTCTGCGGGCTGCACGACGTCGGCCTGCGGGTGATCGAGCAGCTGCAGGCGGCCGGCGAGCAGGTGATCGTGGTCGACGACGGCGCCTCGGCCCGGCTGGCCCGAATCGTCGACAGCCTCGGGGTGCGCCGGATGACCGGCGACACCCGCCGGATGACCACGCTGCGCTTAGCCGGGGTGGAGACCGCGGCGGCCCTCATCTGCGCCGAGGAGGGCGACCTGCACAATCTGGGCGTGGCGCTGCTGGCCCGCGAGATGCGACCGGACATGCGGCTGGTGGTCTCCCTGACCAACGCCGCGGTGGGGCGCGCCGTGCAGCGCCTCACCGGGCCTGGGACCGTGCTGGACGTCGCCGAACTAGCCGCCCCGACGTTCGTCGAGTCCTGCGTGCGCCGCCAGCACCACGTGCTGAACCTCGGCGGCAAGGAGTTCATCGTGGCCCACCGCCGGGTCAGCGTCCCCGGGAAGCTCCGGGCGATCTTCGGTGACCTCGCACCCATCGCCGTGGTGCCCCAGGCCGACGACGCCGAGATGCTCATCTGCCCGGGACGCGACGTGCACGCCGACCCTGGCGACGTGGTGACCCTGATCGGGCCGGCCGAGGAGTTCGAGGATCTCCGGGCCACGGCCGGGGGCGATGACTCGCTGCCGGCGAGCCACCGGATCCGATCGGCCTTCCGGCAGGCCCGCAGCGTCACCGGCGGCTTCCTGGCCGAGACCGAGCGATCGCTGTGGGCCACGCTGCTGGCGCTCTTCGGGGTCGCGGTCGTCTCCATCCTGCTACTGATGGGCTCCTACCAGTCCGAGGAGGGGAGCCGGCCGCACATGGGGCTGGTCGACTCGGCGTACTTCACCACCGAGACGCTGACCACGGTCGGCTTCGGGGACTTCTCCTTCGCCCACCAGCGGCTCTGGCTGCGGCTCTGGGCGATCGCGCTGATGATCATCGGCGCCACCCTGGTGACGGTGGTCTACGCGATGCTCACCAACCTCCTCATCAGCCGGCGCATCGAGGCCACTGCCGGGCGGCGGGCGGCCAGCGGATTGAGCGATCACGTGGTGCTGATCGGACTCGGCTCGGTCGGCATGCGGGTGCTGGAGGGGCTGCTGGCCGAGGGGCGTGACGTGGTCGTGCTGGAACGGGACGAGAACAACCGCTTCCTGGCCGCCGCTCGCAGCACCGGTGTGCCGATCATCATCGGCGACTCGACAATCCCGCAGAACCTGATGGCGGCCAACCTGCCGGGTGCCAGTGCGGTGGCCGTCCTCACCAGTAACGACCTGGCCAACATCGAGACCGGCCTCGCGGTGGACGACCTGCTGGCCGAGCGCAGCGCCGACGTGCCCGTGGTGCTGCGGGTCTTCGACCGGCAACTGGCCCGCACCATCGAGCGCGGGTTCGGCTTCCAGCACGTCCGCTCCACCTCGGCGCTGGCCGCACCCTGGTTCGTCGGGGCCGCTCTGGGACTCGATGTGCTCAACACGTTCTACGTCGACCGGCAGCCCTTCCTGGTCGGGCGCCTCACCGTGGCCGTAGGCGGCGGGCTGGCCGGCGCCACCATGCACGAGCTCAGTGCCCGCACCCGGGTGATCGCGATCAGCCGGCTCGGCGGGGCGATGGAGTACCCGCCGCGCCGCGACACCCGCTTCGAACCGGGTGACCAGGCCTATCTGGTCGGGCCCTACGAGGAACTGCTCCAGGTGCTCCGCCGCGACCAGAACGGCTGA
- the mdh gene encoding malate dehydrogenase, which yields MSAPARRGKATVVGAGFYGSTTAQRLAEYDVFETVVLTDIVEGKPEGLALDLNQSRPIEGFETTVVGATTTADGGGYEATAGSDVVVITAGLPRKPGMSRMDLLEVNAGIVRSVAENIAKHSPNAVIIVVSNPLDEMTALAQQASGFPKERVFGQAGVLDTARFTNNVATTLGVPVGSVTTLTLGSHGDTMVPVPSACFVDGKPLADVLDAEKIEELVTRTRNGGAEVVALLKTGSAYYAPSAAAARMARAVITDSDAVIPACAWVDGEYGISGVYLGVEAQIGAGGVKKVVERDLTASELEGLKEAAEAVRAKQADVATL from the coding sequence ATGTCTGCACCTGCTCGCCGTGGCAAGGCCACCGTCGTCGGCGCCGGTTTCTACGGATCCACCACTGCCCAGCGGCTGGCTGAGTACGACGTCTTCGAGACCGTCGTCCTCACGGACATCGTCGAGGGCAAGCCGGAGGGCCTCGCGCTCGACCTGAACCAGTCTCGCCCGATCGAGGGCTTCGAGACGACGGTCGTCGGCGCCACCACCACCGCGGACGGCGGCGGCTACGAGGCCACCGCCGGTTCGGACGTCGTCGTGATCACCGCCGGTCTGCCCCGCAAGCCGGGTATGAGCCGCATGGACCTGCTCGAGGTGAACGCCGGGATCGTGCGGTCGGTGGCCGAGAACATCGCCAAGCACTCGCCGAACGCCGTCATCATCGTCGTCTCCAACCCGCTGGATGAGATGACCGCGCTGGCCCAGCAGGCCTCCGGGTTCCCGAAGGAACGCGTCTTCGGCCAGGCGGGCGTGCTCGACACCGCCCGCTTCACCAACAACGTCGCCACCACTCTGGGCGTCCCGGTCGGCTCGGTCACCACACTGACCCTGGGTTCGCACGGCGACACCATGGTGCCGGTCCCGTCCGCCTGCTTCGTCGACGGCAAGCCGCTGGCCGACGTGCTGGACGCCGAGAAGATCGAGGAGTTGGTCACCCGCACCCGCAACGGTGGCGCCGAGGTTGTAGCGCTGCTCAAGACCGGCTCGGCTTACTACGCCCCGTCCGCTGCCGCGGCCCGGATGGCCCGCGCGGTCATCACCGACTCCGACGCCGTGATCCCGGCCTGCGCCTGGGTCGACGGCGAGTACGGCATCTCCGGCGTGTACCTCGGTGTCGAGGCCCAGATCGGGGCCGGCGGGGTCAAGAAGGTCGTCGAGCGCGACCTCACCGCCTCCGAGCTGGAAGGCCTGAAGGAGGCGGCCGAAGCCGTCCGGGCCAAGCAGGCCGACGTAGCCACCCTGTAG
- a CDS encoding DUF559 domain-containing protein: MPAPLYPPRTNQRFASHPTTWAALARRQGGVISRRQLIRYDVSSSGIGRLRDGGQLVPILAGVFLVRGAPVTLAAKLWAAAIATDGVVGFTSAAHLWGFIEAEPAQIHVLIAHARRVYPPEWVRVHRTRTPIVGQTTRRHLPITSRPTSLLDHLTTLPRSAAVKLADRGLQQGWITPEHVLTRLQRQPRHRGNATLRHIAQLMGDRAAAESERRLHRLLRDAGITGWRANHPVYWRGRRIGIVDVALLSSQVAIEMDGMAYHVDVDRFRNDRRRQNDLIATGWRVLRFTWADLTERPEYVVATIRQFL, encoded by the coding sequence GTGCCCGCACCGCTGTACCCGCCGCGAACAAACCAGAGATTCGCCTCGCACCCGACGACGTGGGCCGCCCTGGCCCGGCGTCAGGGCGGCGTGATCTCCCGACGACAGCTCATCCGCTACGACGTCTCCAGCTCCGGCATCGGTCGACTACGTGACGGTGGGCAGCTCGTGCCAATTCTGGCCGGTGTCTTCCTGGTTCGCGGTGCGCCGGTCACCCTCGCGGCGAAGCTGTGGGCGGCCGCCATCGCCACTGACGGAGTAGTCGGGTTCACCTCAGCCGCGCATCTGTGGGGCTTCATCGAGGCCGAGCCGGCGCAGATCCACGTGCTCATCGCCCATGCCCGGCGGGTCTATCCGCCGGAGTGGGTTCGCGTTCATCGCACCCGGACGCCCATCGTCGGGCAGACCACTCGCCGGCACCTTCCGATCACGTCCCGACCGACGAGCCTGCTCGATCACCTCACCACCCTCCCGCGATCGGCGGCGGTGAAGCTGGCCGATCGTGGCCTTCAGCAGGGATGGATTACGCCTGAACACGTGTTGACACGGTTGCAGCGGCAGCCCCGGCATCGGGGAAATGCCACACTGCGGCACATCGCACAACTGATGGGCGACCGGGCGGCGGCTGAGTCCGAGCGGCGGCTGCATCGCTTACTCCGCGATGCCGGCATCACCGGATGGCGGGCCAATCACCCCGTCTATTGGCGGGGGCGTCGCATCGGAATCGTCGACGTCGCGTTGCTGTCGAGCCAGGTCGCGATCGAGATGGACGGCATGGCCTACCACGTCGACGTCGACCGCTTCCGCAACGACCGCCGGCGTCAGAACGATCTGATCGCCACAGGTTGGCGAGTTCTGCGGTTCACCTGGGCTGACCTCACCGAGCGGCCCGAGTACGTGGTGGCGACGATCCGCCAGTTCCTCTGA
- a CDS encoding DUF3017 domain-containing protein codes for MPAPHPSVQTSVRLWIRRQLHGLRDQWPFMLVLLVCAGGFFAGVIRPQHWLRAVSVMAAGMLLGALLRLVLPPVRAGWLAVRSRSLDCAIYAGLGVLTFTFGVLVHG; via the coding sequence GTGCCCGCCCCCCATCCGTCGGTTCAGACGTCGGTCCGGCTCTGGATCAGACGGCAGCTGCACGGCCTGCGCGACCAGTGGCCGTTCATGCTGGTACTGCTGGTCTGTGCCGGCGGCTTCTTCGCCGGCGTGATCCGGCCCCAGCACTGGCTGCGGGCGGTCAGCGTGATGGCGGCCGGGATGCTCCTCGGGGCGTTGCTCAGGCTGGTGCTCCCGCCGGTGCGGGCCGGCTGGCTGGCGGTGCGCAGCCGGTCGCTGGACTGTGCCATCTACGCCGGGCTGGGTGTGCTGACGTTCACCTTCGGGGTCCTTGTTCACGGCTGA
- the purH gene encoding bifunctional phosphoribosylaminoimidazolecarboxamide formyltransferase/IMP cyclohydrolase, with protein MTKIAVRRALISVYDKTGLDELARGLNDAGVEIVSTGSTAARIRSLGVPVTAVEDVTGFPEILGGRVKTLHPKVHAGLLADQNDPEHVATVDELGIETFQLLVSNLYPFRETVASGVSQPEVIEQIDIGGPAMVRASAKNHGSIAVVTDPSMYADVLSAVRSGGFDLPARQALSAQAFRHTASYDIAVASWLGSVVVPDPTSTFPGWVGASWERAAVLRYGENPHQQAALYVSHDGTEGLAQADQLHGKEMSYNNYVDADAARRAAYDFTEPCVAIIKHANPCGIAVGADVAEAHRKAHACDPVSAFGGVIATNVAVSIEMAKQVAEIFTEVIVAPSYEEGAVEVLSARKNLRVLVAAPISDSASTEIRPISGGLLMQQTDRVDAPGDDVASWTLATGTPASAQELADLEFAWRAIRAAKSNAILLASDGATVGIGMGQVNRVDSSRLAVSRAGDRASGSVGASDAFFPFPDGLEVLLEAGVRAVVQPGGSVNDKLSIAAADAAGVTMYFTGTRHFAH; from the coding sequence ATGACGAAGATTGCCGTTCGACGGGCGCTGATCAGCGTCTACGACAAGACCGGACTCGACGAGCTGGCTCGTGGCCTCAATGACGCCGGGGTAGAGATCGTCTCCACCGGTTCCACCGCGGCGCGGATCCGCTCGCTCGGCGTGCCGGTCACCGCGGTGGAGGACGTCACCGGCTTTCCGGAGATCCTCGGCGGCCGGGTGAAGACGCTGCACCCGAAGGTGCATGCCGGGCTGCTGGCTGATCAGAACGATCCGGAGCACGTCGCCACCGTCGACGAGCTCGGCATCGAGACCTTCCAGCTGCTCGTGTCGAACCTCTACCCGTTCCGCGAGACGGTGGCCAGCGGCGTAAGCCAGCCCGAGGTCATCGAGCAGATCGACATCGGCGGTCCGGCGATGGTCCGGGCCAGTGCCAAGAATCACGGCTCGATCGCCGTCGTTACCGACCCGTCCATGTACGCGGACGTCCTGAGCGCGGTGCGCTCCGGTGGCTTCGACCTGCCGGCGCGCCAGGCTCTCTCGGCCCAGGCCTTCCGCCACACCGCCTCCTATGACATTGCGGTCGCCAGCTGGCTCGGCAGTGTGGTCGTCCCGGATCCGACCAGCACCTTCCCGGGCTGGGTCGGCGCCTCCTGGGAGCGGGCCGCGGTGCTGCGCTACGGCGAGAACCCGCACCAGCAGGCCGCTCTCTACGTCTCCCACGACGGCACCGAGGGGCTGGCCCAGGCCGACCAGCTGCACGGCAAGGAGATGAGCTACAACAACTACGTCGATGCCGACGCCGCCCGCCGGGCCGCCTACGACTTCACCGAGCCGTGTGTGGCGATCATCAAGCACGCCAACCCCTGCGGCATCGCGGTCGGCGCCGATGTAGCCGAGGCGCACCGCAAGGCGCACGCCTGTGACCCGGTGAGTGCCTTCGGTGGAGTCATCGCCACCAATGTCGCGGTGAGCATCGAGATGGCCAAGCAGGTCGCCGAGATCTTCACCGAGGTGATCGTCGCCCCGTCCTACGAGGAGGGCGCGGTCGAGGTGCTTTCGGCCCGTAAAAACCTGCGGGTTCTCGTCGCGGCGCCGATCAGCGACAGTGCGTCCACCGAGATCCGTCCGATCTCCGGCGGCCTGCTGATGCAGCAGACGGACCGGGTCGACGCGCCCGGCGACGACGTCGCGAGCTGGACGCTGGCGACCGGAACACCGGCATCGGCGCAGGAGCTGGCCGACCTGGAGTTCGCCTGGCGGGCCATCCGGGCCGCGAAGTCGAACGCGATCCTGCTGGCCAGCGACGGCGCCACCGTCGGTATCGGCATGGGTCAGGTGAACCGGGTGGACTCCTCGCGCCTGGCCGTGTCGCGGGCCGGTGACCGGGCCAGCGGCTCGGTGGGCGCCTCCGATGCCTTCTTCCCCTTCCCGGACGGGCTTGAAGTGCTGCTCGAGGCCGGAGTGCGGGCCGTCGTGCAGCCCGGTGGGTCGGTGAACGACAAACTCTCCATCGCCGCCGCCGATGCGGCCGGAGTCACGATGTACTTCACCGGGACAAGGCACTTCGCTCACTGA
- the purN gene encoding phosphoribosylglycinamide formyltransferase, producing the protein MPARLVILASGSGTTAQAIIDAAAAEEFGGTVVALGSDVVGCTALDRAVTAGVPTFTESLTDYPSRIDWNEALADTIGRHRPDIVCLAGFMRILGPAVVSRFTLVNTHPSLLPAFPGAHAIRDALAHGVKVSGVTVHRVDEGLDTGPILAQAAVAVLDDDSEDTLRDRIQAAEKPLYVDTISRLCKEIQ; encoded by the coding sequence GTGCCAGCCCGTCTCGTCATCCTCGCCTCCGGAAGCGGCACCACCGCGCAGGCCATCATCGACGCGGCGGCGGCCGAGGAGTTCGGCGGCACCGTAGTCGCGCTTGGGTCCGACGTCGTCGGCTGCACCGCCCTGGATCGGGCCGTCACCGCCGGTGTCCCGACGTTCACCGAATCGCTGACCGACTACCCCAGTCGCATCGATTGGAACGAAGCACTGGCCGACACGATCGGCCGCCACCGGCCGGATATCGTCTGCCTCGCCGGCTTCATGCGGATCCTGGGTCCGGCGGTCGTGTCCCGGTTCACTCTGGTGAACACGCACCCCTCGCTGCTACCCGCCTTCCCGGGCGCACACGCGATCCGCGACGCGCTGGCCCACGGCGTCAAGGTCAGCGGGGTCACCGTGCACCGGGTCGATGAGGGGCTGGACACCGGCCCGATCCTGGCCCAGGCCGCTGTCGCCGTCTTGGACGACGACAGTGAGGACACCCTGCGCGACCGCATCCAGGCCGCCGAGAAGCCGCTGTACGTCGACACGATCAGTCGACTCTGTAAGGAGATTCAGTGA